From Lytechinus pictus isolate F3 Inbred chromosome 6, Lp3.0, whole genome shotgun sequence, the proteins below share one genomic window:
- the LOC129262968 gene encoding alpha-amylase 2-like yields the protein MLQIAVLLLATACANAGYSDPNFVGDRQVIVHLFEWKWTDIARECEKYLGPYGFAGVQVSPPMGHREFGDVPTPYPWWQRYQPVNYTLESRSGTEAEFKDMVATCNENGVRIYVDAVINHMAVDDSYTFEAVPYYPPNFNVPNGKCNTTSGNIESYQDAHQVRKCNLVGLCDLDHCNLDTRTKVQEYLNRALSYGVTGFRFDAAKHMCPGQISKILSGLQDCSFGGSPYLYQEVIDRGGEPIKSSDYTHLGDVTEFKYCGYIAGIADESFDLRSLKDYATESGMLESSSAFVFVDNHDNQRGHGGAGNEILSFQKPKFYKMAVAFTLANNYGTVRIMSSYKFNNTDQGPPSNSGKDTQSPEFNSDLTCKGNWVCEHRWPEFRNMVHFRNFAGTAPVTWTYESSTFIAFSRGNTAFFALSTGESQECRQILTNLDPGTYCDLISGETSGQVCTGKVITVDGSRFANICLGGEDSMVAIAV from the exons ATGCTTCAAATCGCCGTTCTACTTTTGGCTACGGCCTGCGCAAACGCGGGATACTCCGACCCGAACTTTGTTGGCGATCGACAGGTCATAGTTCATctatttgaatggaaatggaccGACATCGCTAGAGAATGCGAAAA ATATCTTGGACCGTATGGCTTTGCCGGTGTACAGGTTTCCCCTCCGATGGGACATCGGGAGTTTGGAGACGTACCAACTCCCTATCCGTGGTGGCAACGCTACCAGCCCGTAAACTACACGCTCGAGAGTCGTAGCGGCACAGAAGCGGAGTTTAAGGACATGGTGGCTACATGTAACGAGAATGGGGTTCGAATCTACGTTGATGCTGTCATTAACCACATGGCAG TAGATGATAGTTACACGTTTGAAGCCGTACCGTACTACCCTCCAAACTTCAACGTACCGAACGGAAAGTGCAACACCACGAGCGGAAACATCGAAAGTTACCAAGACGCTCATCAAGTCCGGAAATGCAACTTGGTAGGTCTTTGTGATCTGGACCACTGCAATTTGGACACCAGGACGAAGGTCCAGGAGTACCTCAACAGAGCCCTGAGCTACGGCGTGACCGGGTTCCGATTCGACGCAGCTAAGCACATGTGCCCTGGGCAAATCAGCAAGATCCTCAGTGG tttGCAGGATTGCTCGTTTGGAGGTTCCCCCTACCTGTATCAAGAGGTAATTGACCGGGGCGGTGAGCCGATAAAATCATCCGACTACACTCATCTCGGAGATGTCACCGAATTCAAATATTGCGGCTACATTGCGGGAATCGCTGACGAATCCTTCGACCTCAGATCTTTGAAGGATTACGCGACAGAGAGCGGAATGCTTGAATCGTCGTCAGCCTTCGTCTTCGTGGATAACCACGACAACCAGCGGGGCCATGGTGGCGCAGGAAACGAGATCCTGTCATTCCAAAAGCCAAAGTTTTACAAAATGGCCGTTGCATTTACTCTCGCAAATAACTACGGTACAGTTAGGATCATGAGCTCGTACAAGTTCAATAACACTGATCAAGGACCTCCAAGCAACAGCGGCAAGGACACCCAGTCTCCAGAGTTTAACTCGGATTTAACCTGCAAAGGCAACTGGGTCTGCGAACATCGATGGCCAGAGTTCCGCAACATGGTTCACTTCCGCAACTTCGCCGGCACTGCACCCGTAACCTGGACGTACGAGTCAAGTACGTTCATCGCTTTCTCCCGTGGAAACACGGCCTTCTTTGCTCTGAGCACCGGGGAAAGTCAAGAATGCCGGCAGATTCTGACAAATCTCGATCCGGGCACCTATTGTGATCTGATCAGCGGTGAAACCTCTGGACAAGTTTGCACGGGGAAGGTTATCACGGTCGATGGTAGTCGCTTTGCCAACATCTGCCTGGGTGGGGAGGATTCCATGGTGGCTATAGCTGTCTAA